In the genome of Mucilaginibacter terrenus, one region contains:
- a CDS encoding DMP19 family protein: MSDASFIEEQYEDIISGIKPEWVFKQEQLSEYLLALPTWRQAIYFIVNLDNQVFNGGFHQYFTNRYGAFAQEAINALIMIGATDTAKIVKRAYQLVNAANDAPVVFQEKILKKRYKNLITDEDLFEPLNQLDKAYANNGEDVMEMLLNFITGNS, encoded by the coding sequence ATGAGCGATGCCAGCTTTATTGAAGAACAGTATGAAGATATCATCTCGGGTATAAAGCCTGAGTGGGTTTTTAAACAGGAACAGCTAAGCGAATACTTGCTTGCGTTACCCACCTGGAGACAAGCAATCTATTTTATTGTCAATCTTGACAATCAGGTTTTCAATGGCGGGTTCCACCAATACTTCACAAACCGTTATGGTGCATTTGCTCAGGAAGCCATAAACGCGTTAATTATGATAGGTGCGACAGACACCGCAAAGATCGTTAAGCGAGCTTACCAACTGGTTAACGCTGCTAACGATGCTCCGGTAGTTTTTCAAGAGAAAATATTGAAAAAAAGGTACAAGAATCTAATTACCGATGAAGATTTGTTTGAGCCACTTAATCAGCTTGATAAGGCTTATGCGAATAATGGAGAAGATGTGATGGAAATGCTGCTAAATTTTATAACAGGTAATAGTTAA
- a CDS encoding nuclear transport factor 2 family protein codes for MKTFLLVVSLFAFSATAFCQTDKDDVKKTITTMFDGMRKGDSTVLRTTFHKDMVLQSVVNKKDGTTALLTEKADEFVKQVGTPHKEVYDERITWGDIKIDGALASIWTPYKFYLGDKFSHCGVNFFQLMKTATGWKIIYIVDTRRKDNCPE; via the coding sequence ATGAAAACCTTTTTACTTGTAGTCTCCTTATTTGCATTTTCTGCAACAGCCTTTTGCCAAACCGATAAAGACGATGTAAAGAAAACCATAACTACCATGTTTGATGGCATGCGCAAAGGAGATAGTACTGTATTACGCACAACTTTCCATAAAGATATGGTGCTGCAAAGCGTGGTAAATAAAAAGGATGGTACCACAGCGCTCCTTACCGAGAAAGCAGATGAGTTTGTAAAGCAGGTAGGTACGCCGCACAAGGAGGTATACGACGAACGCATTACCTGGGGCGACATCAAGATAGATGGCGCGCTTGCAAGCATATGGACGCCATACAAGTTCTACCTCGGCGACAAGTTCAGCCATTGCGGAGTTAACTTCTTCCAACTAATGAAAACCGCCACAGGCTGGAAGATTATTTATATTGTTGATACCCGCCGTAAGGATAACTGTCCTGAATAA
- the dnaA gene encoding chromosomal replication initiator protein DnaA, whose product MEKTCTTVWNSCLQIIKDNIPAQSFKTWFEPIKALRMEGSVLTIQVPSLFFYEWLEEHYVGLLRKTIKKQLGDEGRLEYNIVVEQSTKQPYTTNMPSNGNGAESKHQSMPIPIAINKDIKNPFVIPGLKKLNVDPQLNRNYTFESFVEGDCNRLARSAGYAVAAKPGGTSFNPLMIYGGVGLGKTHLAQAIGNEIKRTLPDKLVLYVSCEKFTQQFVDALKHNNINDFVNFYQAIDVLIMDDVHNFAGKEKTQDFFFHIFNHLHQSGKQLIITSDKAPKDLAGLEERLLSRFKWGLSADLQVPDLETRMAILKNKIYQDGIELSNDVVEYVAHNIDNNVRELEGAMVSLLAQSTLNRKEIDLNLAKQMLKNFVKNSAKEISMEYIQSLVCEYFEVPIDMVKSQTRKREIVQARQISMYLAKAHTKSSLKSIGHFFGGRDHSTVIYACQTVEDLIDTDKKFKGYVADIQKKLKMS is encoded by the coding sequence ATGGAAAAAACTTGTACTACCGTTTGGAATAGTTGCTTGCAAATCATCAAAGACAACATACCGGCCCAGAGTTTCAAAACCTGGTTTGAGCCGATTAAAGCGTTGAGGATGGAAGGCAGCGTACTTACCATACAGGTTCCAAGTTTATTTTTTTACGAATGGCTGGAAGAGCACTATGTTGGCCTGTTGCGCAAGACTATAAAAAAACAACTGGGCGACGAAGGACGGCTGGAGTATAATATAGTTGTAGAGCAGTCTACCAAGCAGCCTTATACCACCAATATGCCGTCGAACGGTAACGGTGCCGAATCTAAACACCAAAGCATGCCTATCCCTATTGCTATCAATAAGGATATAAAAAACCCATTTGTTATACCAGGCCTTAAAAAGCTTAACGTTGACCCTCAACTTAACCGCAACTACACGTTTGAAAGTTTTGTAGAGGGCGATTGCAACCGTTTAGCGCGTTCTGCGGGCTATGCTGTTGCAGCAAAACCGGGCGGCACGTCTTTTAACCCGCTCATGATCTATGGCGGTGTAGGTTTAGGTAAAACACACCTGGCACAGGCAATTGGCAATGAGATAAAACGCACCTTACCTGACAAGCTTGTTTTATACGTAAGCTGCGAAAAGTTTACCCAGCAGTTTGTTGACGCTTTAAAACACAACAACATTAACGACTTTGTTAATTTTTATCAGGCGATAGATGTGCTGATCATGGACGATGTGCACAACTTTGCAGGTAAGGAAAAAACACAGGACTTCTTCTTCCACATATTTAACCACCTGCACCAAAGCGGCAAACAGCTGATCATCACATCAGATAAAGCCCCTAAAGATTTGGCAGGTTTAGAAGAGCGTTTATTGTCACGTTTCAAATGGGGTTTATCTGCCGACCTGCAGGTTCCTGATTTGGAAACCCGCATGGCTATCTTGAAAAACAAGATCTATCAGGACGGTATTGAACTATCAAATGATGTGGTAGAATATGTTGCCCACAACATTGATAACAACGTACGCGAACTGGAAGGTGCCATGGTGAGCCTGCTGGCACAAAGCACACTCAATCGTAAAGAAATAGACCTGAACCTGGCCAAGCAAATGCTAAAGAATTTTGTAAAAAATTCTGCCAAGGAGATATCAATGGAATACATCCAAAGCCTGGTTTGCGAATATTTTGAGGTACCAATTGATATGGTCAAGTCTCAAACACGTAAGCGTGAGATTGTGCAGGCAAGGCAAATATCAATGTACCTCGCCAAGGCACACACCAAAAGTTCATTGAAATCGATAGGGCACTTTTTTGGCGGACGCGACCACTCTACCGTAATATACGCTTGCCAAACTGTAGAAGACCTGATAGATACCGACAAAAAATTTAAAGGCTACGTAGCCGATATACAGAAGAAATTGAAGATGTCGTAA